In Lampris incognitus isolate fLamInc1 chromosome 13, fLamInc1.hap2, whole genome shotgun sequence, the genomic stretch CACTGGCGAGTATTGAAGCTCCCTTTTCAAGCGCAGTGTTGGCTTCTTTGAGAATATCAGTTTCTAGTGTTTCCACCATGGCACTGACTTCTGCCATTGTCATCGATTCTAGGTTCATGGCCTCTACCACAGACACCATCTCCTCCTCTCCCATCCCCTCCGACCTTGATTTCTCTGCTCCCCTCTGCTCTTTGCATTGCACCAAATTTCCACAGGTAGTCAGGTGTGGATCAAGCGCCGAAATATGGACAGCTGGAGCAAGTTTTATGCTGGCAGACCTTTTGGAAATTGTTTCAGAAACGTAACAAGGATGCCCGTCCATTAAAACATCCACTTCAGAGTCCAATACTTGTACATCCCCTGAAAGAGGATCCTTTTCTAAAACTTCAGTTGCAGTCTCAGCCTGAGTGTCAGTCATACATTTTTCTCCACTTGGTGTATCTCGGGCTAATGTTTCAGCCTTATCATCGAGTGTAGACGTTGTTTGAATGACAACTTCAGCTGGTGTTACCGACTCCAAGGTTATAGCTTCTATGACTCCAAACTCATCCTCCACTGGCTCTGCAGTTAGAGCCCCCTCCTGAATAACCTCCTCTACTGCCCTCTCCTTTCCCCCTTCACCACCATTCTCTTCCCCTGTCCCAACACATGTTCCTGAGGAGAAGATATGAGACTCTACCATAGAGTCTTTGTTTGCTACTGATACTGAGGGAAATTTCATTGCATTTTCTAAGAAGGTTATGCCTGAGGTGGTGTCAGCGCCTGTGTTGGTCAAGCCATTTCCCACTACTTGGTCTGCTGAATCTATTGTAACTGCTACTGTTGGTTCAACAGGGGCAGTTCTTGATTCAAACGTTGGTATAGATTTAGCACATATTGCTGGTTCTGTTGTATCCTCCActgagagaggggtgggggatTTATTGGAGTCTTTGGCTGCTGCATTTGCTATCAAGGGTCCTTCTTTGAATTCTGATGTTTCTACTTTGATCTGGACAGTATCGACTGGTGTGGGCAGCACAGGGGCAACGGTGAATTCTGCCGGCCTAACTGTAGTCTCTCCTCTGCCTTCTGTTGTGTTGATCTGTTTTTCTATTGAGGTGGCTGTTGATGATTGTTTTGCAGCATGTGTGGGGACAGCTGATGGAGGTACTGAGGTAGTAGAGGAGCAAGATATTGTCTTCTTGTAAACAACAGCAGCCGCAGCAGAGGCCGTGGGAAAACACGGCAATGACTGCATAGAAGTTTTGGAGGTGGGTGAAGAATCTGCAGTAAGACCAACTACTGATTCGGGGGTTGAATGGGATACAGATTTTGGTGATGCTTGAGAATCAATGGCTGGAGGAGAATTTGGTGCCTTCTTGAAAAGAGGAGAGTTCTCAGAGGAAACATtaatgactggttttagtgttgatgcaGCAGCAGAGACAGACACCGCTGGCTTAGTCTGGGACAAGGAGGAGGCTGGGGTCTTTATGGAGGTGGCGGTAGAAGGTTTAGTGGAACCCCCTGGACAAGGTAGAGGTTTGGAGGAGGCTTTGACAGCAGAAACTGTAAGAGCAGAGAAAGAGTacaaggttggggggggggtgtacaaaaGAAAAGGTAAAGGAAAGGTTAAAGGGAAAGGGAAGATGGAGACAAGATGGAGAACAACAGGAGCAGCAGAACAGATAAACCCCTTTTTCAGAGCTGAAGAAACCTGATAATCTCAATAGAAATGCTgttaaattaattaaaaaaatatttGTTTCAC encodes the following:
- the LOC130122478 gene encoding mucin-5AC-like, encoding MAAALLRGGTVFYLKYVFYDIRHIIILLITILFYPAEKARPQPAIDIPKLLEQLFSQRRVSAVKASSKPLPCPGGSTKPSTATSIKTPASSLSQTKPAVSVSAAASTLKPVINVSSENSPLFKKAPNSPPAIDSQASPKSVSHSTPESVVGLTADSSPTSKTSMQSLPCFPTASAAAAVVYKKTISCSSTTSVPPSAVPTHAAKQSSTATSIEKQINTTEGRGETTVRPAEFTVAPVLPTPVDTVQIKVETSEFKEGPLIANAAAKDSNKSPTPLSVEDTTEPAICAKSIPTFESRTAPVEPTVAVTIDSADQVVGNGLTNTGADTTSGITFLENAMKFPSVSVANKDSMVESHIFSSGTCVGTGEENGGEGGKERAVEEVIQEGALTAEPVEDEFGVIEAITLESGMYKYWTLKWMF